The Miscanthus floridulus cultivar M001 chromosome 7, ASM1932011v1, whole genome shotgun sequence genome includes a region encoding these proteins:
- the LOC136466894 gene encoding U-box domain-containing protein 4-like has product MAAAPASSPVEFLLCRLPPRLRRRPPLAGAFFAPTGLSGAPLLRALASLAADLLGTPPPPSQRRNLDALMRRLALLSALLDSLLLLLADEGEAAFSDAANLCFRELYVVLFRADLLVSYVASAGRAWALLRAPQLAASFRDLDAELAVVLDVLPAASLRLSWDAAQYLDLLRARCRRRVPAHYHDSAEAALGDRLLAALRHFELGQPPDPSTLRSLLLQIGISNAPSCRSEIEHLEEQILSQEEDADLPLIGGVVALLRYCLFSLFDPSNTKALRVWLSAGNRQRLLSWSCSDDSSFSVPKEFSCPISLDLMHDPVVVSTGQTYDRPSIIQWIEEGHSTCPNSGQALSDNRLVPNRALRSLISQWCGVHGFQFDSQESNEGMIECVAASCSSKAAIEANKATARILVKMLMEGSDNTKPVAAREIRLLAKTGKQNRAFIAELGAIPLLCRLLLSSDWMAQENAVTALLNLSIYEPNKTRIMEQGDCLHLIVSVLKNGWTTEAKENAAATLFSLSVVHDYKKKIMNEPGAVEELASMLTKGTPRGKKDAVMALFNLSTHPESSGRMLESSAVVALIESLRNDTVSEEAAGALALLMKQPTIVHLVGSSETVITSLVGLMRRGTPKGKENAVSALYEICRRGGSTLVQRVARIPGLNTVIQNITLTGTKRAKKKASLIVKMCQRSQMPSALGSTLSLVDHSLVGNSTLRRAASFGSGELSNPVSISVPVP; this is encoded by the coding sequence atggccgccgcgccgGCCTCGTCGCCGGTCGAGTTCCTGCTCTGCCGCCTGCCGCCGCGCCTGCGGAGGAGGCCACCTCTGGCCGGCGCGTTCTTCGCGCCCACGGGGTTGTCCGGCGCGCCGCTGCTCCGCGCGCTGGCGTCGCTCGCGGCGGATCTGCTGGGGACCCCGCCCCCGCCGTCGCAGCGACGGAACCTCGACGCGCTCATGCGGAGGCTCGCGCTGCTCTCCGCGCTCCTCGACTCGCTCCTGCTTCTCCTCGCCGACGAGGGGGAGGCCGCCTTCTCCGACGCCGCCAACCTCTGCTTCCGCGAGCTCTACGTCGTGCTCTTCCGCGCCGACCTGCTCGTCTCCTACGTCGCCTCCGCCGGCCGCGCGTGGGCGCTGTTACGGGCGCCCCAGCTCGCCGCCTCGTTCCGGGACCTCGACGCCGAGCTCGCCGTCGTCCTCGACGTCCTCCCCGCCGCCTCGCTCCGCCTCTCGTGGGACGCCGCCCAGTACCTCGACCTCCTCCGCGCGCGCTGCAGGCGGCGGGTGCCGGCCCACTACCACGACTCCGCGGAGGCCGCTCTCggagaccgcctcctcgccgcccTGCGCCACTTTGAGCTCGGACAGCCGCCGGACCCCTCCACGCTCCGATCCCTCCTCCTCCAAATCGGCATCTCCAACGCCCCTTCCTGCCGCTCTGAAATCGAGCACCTGGAGGAGCAAATCCTGAGCCAAGAGGAGGACGCCGACCTCCCCCTCATCGGCGGCGTCGTCGCCTTGCTCCGGTACTGCCTCTTCTCCCTTTTCGACCCCAGCAACACAAAGGCGTTGCGTGTTTGGCTGTCGGCGGGGAACAGGCAGCGGCTGCTGTCCTGGAGCTGCAGCGACGACAGCTCCTTCTCGGTGCCCAAGGAGTTCTCCTGCCCGATTTCTTTGGATTTGATGCACGATCCCGTGGTGGTCTCCACCGGACAGACCTATGACCGGCCGTCGATCATACAGTGGATCGAGGAGGGGCATTCCACCTGCCCCAACTCCGGCCAGGCCCTCTCTGACAACCGGCTTGTGCCAAACCGGGCGCTCCGCAGCTTGATTTCACAGTGGTGCGGGGTGCATGGCTTTCAGTTTGATTCGCAGGAGAGCAACGAGGGGATGATTGAATGTGTTGCTGCATCGTGCAGCAGCAAGGCAGCAATTGAGGCGAACAAAGCCACAGCAAGGATTTTGGTCAAGATGCTGATGGAAGGATCCGATAACACAAAGCCGGTTGCAGCTAGGGAAATCCGGTTGCTGGCAAAGACTGGGAAGCAAAACCGGGCGTTCATTGCCGAGTTGGGTGCGATACCATTGCTATGCAGATTGCTGCTGTCGTCAGATTGGATGGCGCAGGAGAATGCAGTGACTGCACTGCTCAATCTATCGATCTATGAGCCGAACAAGACAAGGATTATGGAACAAGGCGATTGCCTGCATCTTATCGTCAGTGTGTTGAAGAATGGTTGGACGACAGAGGCCAAGGAGAATGCTGCAGCTACGCTCTTCAGTTTATCTGTGGTCCATGACTACAAGAAAAAGATAATGAATGAGCCAGGGGCTGTGGAGGAGCTTGCCTCTATGCTGACCAAAGGGACACCAAGGGGAAAGAAAGATGCAGTGATGGCATTATTCAACCTCTCAACACATCCAGAAAGCTCAGGTCGGATGCTTGAGTCATCAGCAGTTGTAGCTTTAATTGAGTCACTGAGGAATGACACCGTGTCGGAGGAAGCTGCTGGTGCTCTGGCTCTGCTGATGAAGCAACCTACCATCGTGCATCTTGTTGGGAGCTCTGAAACAGTGATCACTAGCCTTGTTGGGTTAATGAGGCGTGGAACTCCAAAGGGCAAGGAGAATGCAGTGTCAGCTTTATATGAGATATGCCGGAGAGGTGGATCAACATTGGTACAGCGCGTGGCAAGGATACCTGGGTTGAACACAGTAATACAAAACATCACGCTCACAGGAACAAAGCGTGCCAAGAAGAAGGCAAGCTTGATTGTCAAGATGTGCCAGAGAAGCCAAATGCCATCGGCACTAGGAAGTACATTGTCATTGGTTGATCATTCATTGGTAGGGAACAGCACATTGAGGCGCGCTGCAAGCTTTGGCAGCGGGGAGTTGTCAAACCCTGTGTCAATTTCAGTGCCTGTGCCCTAG